Proteins encoded by one window of Rhodamnia argentea isolate NSW1041297 chromosome 6, ASM2092103v1, whole genome shotgun sequence:
- the LOC115756836 gene encoding isopentenyl phosphate kinase, with the protein MDQQRSEHPNLVRPLRCIVKLGGAAVTCKNDLEKINEAHLEMVATQLRQVMISGSSSSEIPGMDWSKRSGKLEISLNVDEFRDQELLEPSSFIVVHGAGSFGHFQASQSGVHKGGLERPLVKAGFVATRISVSTLNLEVVRALAREGLPSIGISPFSCGWSTREKNIASANLSTVTKALDSGFIPVLHGDAVLDELQGCTILSGDVIIRHLAEHLKPDYVVFLTDVFGVYDRPPTEPDAVLLKEIAVREDGSWSVVKPPLEDRHVEWTVAAHDTTGGMETKISEAAIIAKLGIDVYIVKAATTHSVRALSGDLKGNIPDDWLGTAIRFAG; encoded by the exons ATGGACCAGCAGCGATCGGAGCACCCCAACCTCGTCAGACCACTCCGATGCATCGTCAAACTTG GAGGAGCGGCTGTCACGTGCAAAAATGATTTAGAGAAGATCAATGAGGCTCATCTTGAGATGGTGGCAACACAGCTTAGGCAAGTGATGATctcgggttcttcttcttcggagATCCCAGGGATGGATTGGAGCAAGAGAAGTGGAAAGTTGGAGATATCCCTCAACGTGGATGAGTTTAGAGACCAGGAGTTGTTGGAGCCGAGCAGTTTCATTGTTGTCCATGGAGCAG GTTCTTTTGGGCATTTTCAGGCTAGCCAATCTGGGGTTCATAAAGGAGGCTTGGAACGACCTCTGGTGAAGGCTGGTTTTGTTGCTACACGTATTTCA GTGAGCACACTCAATCTTGAAGTTGTTAGAGCTCTTGCAAGAG AGGGCCTCCCTTCCATTGGAATATCTCCCTTTTCATGCGGATGGTCGACTCGTGAAAAGAAT ATTGCCTCAGCCAATTTGTCCACAGTAACTAAGGCTCTTGATTCAGGTTTCATCCCT GTCCTTCATGGAGATGCAGTGCTTGATGAGTTACAG GGCTGCACCATATTGAGTGGAGATGTAATCATACGTCATCTAGCAGAGCATTTGAAGCCCGATTATGTGGTTTTCCTT ACAGATGTATTTGGGGTATATGACCGTCCTCCCACAGAACCTGATGCCGTGCTCCTAAAGGAGATTG CTGTGAGAGAAGATGGGAGTTGGTCTGTTGTGAAACCACCTCTTGAGGACCGTCATG TTGAATGGACAGTAGCTGCTCATGATACAACTGGGGGAATGGAAACCAAGATTTCGGAAGCTGCAATTATTGCAAAGCTTGGCATTGATGTTTACATTGTGAAG GCGGCAACGACCCACTCGGTTAGGGCATTGAGTGGGGATTTGAAAGGAAACATACCTGACGACTGGCTTGGAACAGCCATTCGGTTTGCTGGGTAG
- the LOC115756821 gene encoding protein RETARDED ROOT GROWTH, mitochondrial, giving the protein MGRWRAASHLLARVANSSPKPRFFSAVSSRHLPLPPPPGPAPSRLSIFASSILARPLSAVAARAYFDGDELGPRLQDSGRPCLSPIKDADESDNIPIKSYFLSTSIDLKSLQAENLGNVLPATSRSSNYIALKYSALPSDIRGLGAKERASHCHYMVVCQYGSVILFNIEDDEIETYLKIVRRHASGLLPQRCKDDYVVKEQPLLDGDMEGGPDYIVLKVLDIDGIRIIGSVLGQSIALDYFVSQIDGMVEEFAYINRKMETTGTFTMDRKKLLQLVGKANSNLADVILKVGLFERSEIAWREAKYAQIYEYLREEYEVTQRFGNLNFKLKFVEHNIHFLHEVLQNNRSNLLEWCIIFLLSIENVISLYEILKDSIQVPL; this is encoded by the exons ATGGGGAGATGGAGAGCCGCTTCTCATCTCCTCGCCCGCGTCGCTAATTCATCCCCTAAGCCCCGCTTCTTCTCCGCCGTCTCTTCTCGtcatcttcctctccctccacCTCCAGGTCCAGCTCCGTCGCGCCTCTCGATCTTCGCTAGCTCAATCTTGGCCAGGCCTCTCTCTGCCGTTGCGGCTAGGGCCTACTTCGACGGCGACGAACTGGGCCCTCGGCTTCAGGACTCGGGTCGCCCCTGCTTGTCGCCGATCAAGGACGCGGATGAATCGGACAACATTCCCATCAAGTCCTACTTTCTTTCCACCAG TATCGATTTGAAGAGCCTGCAAGCAGAGAACTTAGGCAATGTTCTCCCCGCCACCTCTCGCTCCTCCAATTACATTGCCCTCAAATATTCTGCTCTCCCTTCAGACATTAGA GGTCTTGGAGCCAAAGAGAGAGCAAGTCACTGCCACTACATGGTCGTATGTCAATATGGATCTGTCATTCTGTTCAACATTGAGGATGACGAAATTGAAACTTATCTGAAAATAGTAAGAAGGCATGCCAGTGGATTGCTTCCACAGAGATGCAAAGATG ATTATGTGGTGAAGGAGCAGCCGCTGTTAGACGGGGACATGGAGGGGGGTCCTGattatattgttctcaaagtcTTGGATATCGATGGTATCCGAATTATTGGAAGCGTTCTTGGTCAAAGTATTGCTTTGGATTATTTTGTTTCACAG ATTGATGGCATGGTTGAGGAGTTTGCCTATATCAATCGGAAGATGGAGACCACAGGAACCTTTACAATGGATAGGAAGAAGCTCCTTCAACTTGTTGGGAAGGCTAATTCAAATCTAGCCGATGTAATTCTCAAAGTTGGTCTTTTTGAGAG ATCAGAAATTGCTTGGAGGGAAGCAAAATATGCTCAAATATATGAGTACCTGAGGGAGGAGTATGAGGTCACACAACGCTTTGgtaatttgaatttcaagctaAAATTTGTGGAG CACAACATTCATTTTCTTCACGAAGTCCTACAGAACAACAGGTCTAATTTGTTGGAGTGGTGCATCATTTTCCTATTAAGCATCGAGAATGTCATATCGCTCTATGAGATTCTTAAAGACTCAATTCAAGTCCCTCTATGA